In Lates calcarifer isolate ASB-BC8 linkage group LG4, TLL_Latcal_v3, whole genome shotgun sequence, a genomic segment contains:
- the xirp1 gene encoding xin actin-binding repeat-containing protein 1 isoform X1: MEAFGLRRTQSLKSLSGVQERSWVMTTPTHWNRKSVSQLVQHYQSCADPRSIEKVEPKLKVSESCVDVQWRRTEGRESVALWGSGRSSNLSRSRSMDSLPQRESSGTRALCALFESKATLQQSFLSSSQLNVRSGAGSKTGRDCPLQDWRTYNTLLKDSTAQGTSQGEGQKAMNGLQESYDRTSRYSHGDKISSSLTKGGSPTRLARDRISTSSSVRDRSALYLSRAAAIDTTGGSTQPGFIGIPAARSKKMANAARKITVSQSSHDEDDLPPPPPPPVPPRPLDYEGPPVLSSLPVPPPRETFSTFYQQRQKNELKRLFKHIHPDLRASLDDAVDDEIMKAVQSESAQAADAAYQGEVQSMRWIFENWTLDNIGDPHATKKLLDDEELKGGDVRGTSSVFEHIDSTRQMSTKRQTSVKGDVRTSTWLFETQNLDSLNKSKREEGELVEAVLKEPIQQGDVRGTRLLFESKTLGDLGRCNSIEDHSFLKLRSEVQEQKGDVQKTVKLFQAEPCCAIRDNSGNIHEIKSICREEINSNNISTARWLFETQPLDLINKGTDGVKIIRGISLEEGHRGGVDQKRWMFETQPFDTIQEVIGVDKFEGMGAECRGEADVVNKRKFFEMQPLASPKGDSTEKSLEKEEIIGGDVKTSLWLFETQPMETLGDTYEVGHLEKITLSADEQGEVKGRKQMFESCSIKKSTSFKEKEIEKGDVKGFKHLFETIPLSKIAHSDEEIIEKENAISAGNVQGNKAMFETTPLYAIKDSSGNLHKVTTVSREEFIKGKVQNYKWMFETKPLDELTEGKGNVEVIKGITRQENTMGDVKMAKWLFETQTIDGIHSKFNKTEQNASVEEESRKGDVKTCKWLFETQPMDILYDKSEKVKDKEAIDNTNVKSITWLFESQPLDSIKDGEEYNLKLCSTIQDYVKSEVGVQTVKHLFETETLDRIRKDANSEQDMRCVSQVNFQSGDVSRVKELFESQSLDEIGSEMVTTSDEQSQGEHIEKGSVHKFTWMFENCPMNLINKENDDAKIQKVGAAESGDIQNKKFIFETSSLDKIHDEPLQQNLVSVEQPVSNVDVKSSTMMFESLPLYAIRDKEGQFHEVTTVKKEEVMSGDVRGARWMFETKPLDAIKADNEVYVIRAVTQEDVEKGDVKSARWKFETQPLDSLTNREEPSVRVTEEFGSSNVQLSKQIFESEQSCKKFVRMVSVTDVQHGDVRTSTWLFENQTIDSLKGEPEEKGLVKTVHREDSQKGDVKRCTWLFESQPLDKIKEPEDTSKQGVEEEIPKADVKCTTWLFETTPLDKITASSVADTLSYLYQMSFVHSSGIIIEANESRNVNMAKYQLERNEGVQIQKEEVVGGNIRNIMLQLLLKPTLKPEVTLLREVEKGKMNTTVVELPVYQSATTINLERDQRIQNIVQMTDELFVQDRALKKGIIMQETAGGQAEMSVYSLICNYETKSESQVIERGDVKSAIGNLLATASSQRTAASCRVDENEKGNVNLYKSCIEKGDLHYLKSLHTELSGDEADDSLVAKEQIEIVQGDVKEAKRSLCLQKDQVQRSISDVLPGDVQNTKKVFSSECSFSVENCVPKEEIIPGDVLSAKQQLAVKQPVMVEKEEIVAGDIKATMQSLERAKQQSMCVEREIIQPGTIYDMNLSAQAPDTEGSPAQKEVIISGDVKAAKKSLEMAKQQSMQVEREVIVPGKIYNLNVSAQEESSAVTQSTCSSSSRCQQIRTYPK; the protein is encoded by the exons ATGGAGGCATTTGGCCTGAGGAGGACCCAGTCCCTGAAGAGTCTTTCTGGGGTTCAGGAGAGGTCATGGGTCATGACAACTCCAACTCACTGGAACAGGAAGTCTGTGTCTCAGCTGGTGCAACA TTACCAAAGCTGTGCCGACCCCAGGAGTATTGAAAAAGTGGAGCCTAAACTCAAG GTGTCAGAGAGCTGTGTGGATGTTCagtggaggaggacagagggcaGGGAGAGTGTGGCGCTTTGGGGATCAGGAAGAAGCTCTAATCTGTCCAGGAGTCGCTCCATGGACTCCCTCCCACAGAGAGAATCCTCAGGCACCAGAGCTCTGTGCGCCCTGTTCGAGTCCAAGGCCACCCTGCAGCAGAGCTTCCTCAGCAGCTCTCAGCTGAACGTGAGGTCTGGTGCTGGCAGCAAAACAGGGAGAGACTGCCCCCTGCAGGACTGGAGGACTTATAACACTCTGTTAAAGGACTCCACTGCTCAG GGAACCTCCCAGGGGGAAGGACAAAAGGCCATGAATGGGCTCCAAGAGTCTTACGACAGAACGTCCAGATACTCACACG GTGATAAAATTAGTTCATCACTGACTAAGGGGGGCTCTCCAACCAGACTAGCCAGAGACAGGATATCTACTTCCTCTTCAGTGAGAGACAGATCAGCTCTCTATCTGTCAAGAGCAGCAGCTATCGACACCACAGGAGGCTCAACACAACCA GGATTCATTGGTATTCCAGCAGCGAGGTCTAAAAAG atGGCTAACGCAGCCAGGAAAATCACAGTTTCACAGTCCTCTCATGATGAAGATGACCTgcctcccccaccacctcctcctgtaCCACCCAGACCCTTAGACTATGAAGGACCTCCAGTTTTAAGTAGCCTCCCTGTCCCTCCACCTAGAGAAACCTTCTCCACGTTCTACCAGCAACGACAGAAGAATGAACTCAAGAGGCTCTTTAAACACATACACCCAGACCTACGGGCAAGTCTTGATGATGCAGTGGATGATGAGATAATGAAGGCAGTGCAGTCAGAGAGCGCTCAGGCAGCAGACGCAGCTTATCAGGGGGAAGTGCAGTCCATGAGGTGGATTTTTGAGAACTGGACTCTGGACAATATTGGGGATCCTCATGCAACCAAGAAACTGCTAGATGATGAGGAGTTAAAAGGTGGAGACGTCAGAGGCACATCCTCTGTGTTTGAGCACATTGACAGCACCCGACAAATGTCTACTAAAAGACAGACTTCTGTCAAAGGTGATGTGAGAACATCCACATGGTTGTTTGAAACTCAAAACTTAGATTCtctaaataaatcaaaaagagAAGAAGGTGAACTGGTCGAGGCAGTGCTGAAAGAACCCATCCAGCAAGGAGATGTGAGAGGGACTCGGCTGCTTTTTGAGTCTAAAACACTGGGTGACTTGGGACGTTGCAACTCCATAGAAGACCATAGCTTCCTGAAACTGAGATCTGAGGTCCAGGAGCAGAAAGGAGACGTCCAGAAGACTGTGAAACTCTTCCAGGCAGAACCTTGCTGTGCCATCAGAGACAACAGCGGCAATATCCATGAAATTAAATCCATTTGCAGGGAAGAGATCAACAGCAACAATATCAGTACTGCCCGTTGGCTTTTTGAAACCCAGCCTTTGGACCTGATTAACAAGGGAACTGATGGAGTGAAAATCATTCGGGGTATATCACTGGAAGAGGGCCACAGAGGAGGAGTTGATCAAAAGAGGTGGATGTTTGAAACTCAGCCATTTGACACAATACAGGAGGTCATTGGAGTAGACAAGTTTGAAGGAATGGGGGCTGAatgcagaggagaggcagaTGTTGTCAACAAAAGGAAGTTTTTTGAGATGCAACCTTTGGCATCTCCGAAAGGAGATTCAACAGAAAAGTCCttggaaaaagaagaaataattgGAGGGGATGTAAAGACTTCTCTGTGGCTGTTTGAAACTCAACCAATGGAGACTCTTGGTGATACCTATGAAGTTGGGCATCTGGAGAAAATTACCCTTTCAGCCGATGAACAAGGAGAAGTAAAAGGCAGAAAGCAAATGTTTGAGAGCTGCAGTATTAAAAAGAGCACCTcattcaaagaaaaggagattGAAAAAGGTGATGTTAAGGGATTCAAACATCTCTTTGAAACAATTCCTTTGAGCAAAATTGCTCATTCTGACGAGGAGATAATTGAGAAGGAAAATGCCATCTCAGCAGGAAACGTACAAGGTAACAAAGCAATGTTTGAGACGACTCCTTTATATGCAATAAAGGACAGCTCTGGAAACCTCCATAAGGTCACAACAGTCAGCCGAGAAGAATTCATCAAAGGGAAGGTCCAAAACTACAAGTGGATGTTTGAGACCAAACCTTTAGATGAGCTTACAGAGGGAAAAGGAAATGTTGAGGTAATCAAAGGCATCACCAGACAGGAGAATACAATGGGAGATGTCAAGATGGCAAAGTGGCTTTTTGAAACTCAGACAATAGATGGGATCCATTCCAAGTTCAACAAGACAGAGCAAAATGCTTCTGTAGAAGAGGAGTCTCGCAAAGGTGATGTCAAGACTTGTAAATGGTTATTTGAGACACAACCAATGGACATTTTGTATGACAAatcagaaaaagtgaaagataAAGAAGCCATTGACAACACCAATGTCAAGTCCATTACTTGGCTGTTTGAATCACAGCCTCTCGACAGCATCAAAGATGGTGAGGAGTACAATTTGAAGCTCTGCAGCACCATACAGGATTATGTCAAATCAGAGGTTGGTGTTCAAACAGtcaaacatctttttgaaaCAGAAACCTTGGACAGAATAAGAAAGGATGCAAATTCAGAACAAGACATGAGATGTGTCAGCCAGGTCAACTTTCAGTCAGGAGATGTCTCACGAGTCAAAGAACTTTTTGAATCCCAGTCCCTTGATGAAATTGGATCTGAAATGGTGACAACATCTGATGAACAGAGCCAAGGTGAACACATTGAAAAAGGTTCAGTACATAAATTTACTTGGATGTTTGAGAACTGTCCCATGAACCTGATCAATAAGGAAAATGATGATGCAAAAATTCAGAAAGTGGGCGCTGCTGAGAGTGGTGACATCCAGAACAAAAAGTTTATATTTGAAACCTCCTCACTGGACAAAATCCATGACGAACCCCTGCAGCAGAATTTAGTCTCTGTGGAACAGCCTGTGAGCAATGTAGATGTGAAATCAAGCACCATGATGTTTGAGTCCCTGCCACTCTATGCCATCAGAGACAAAGAGGGGCAGTTTCATGAGGTGACAACTGTGAAAAAAGAGGAGGTAATGAGTGGTGACGTAAGAGGAGCAAGATGGATGTTTGAAACAAAACCACTTGATGCCATCAAGGCAGATAATGAAGTTTATGTGATCCGAGCTGTCACCCAAGAAGATGTTGAAAAAGGAGATGTTAAATCAGCCAGATGGAAGTTTGAGACGCAACCCTTGGACTCCCTTACCAACCGAGAGGAGCCCTCTGTCAGGGTTACTGAAGAGTTTGGAAGCAGTAATGTGCAGCTCAGTAAACAGATATTTGAATCTGAGCAGTCATGCAAGAAGTTTGTGCGAATGGTTAGTGTCACTGATGTCCAGCATGGTGATGTCAGGACCTCTACCTGGCTCTTTGAGAATCAAACAATTGACAGTCTGAAAGGGGAACCTGAGGAGAAAGGTCTGGTAAAAACAGTCCATAGGGAAGATAGCCAGAAAGGAGATGTAAAACGCTGCACTTGGCTGTTTGAATCTCAGCCACTGGACAAGATCAAGGAGCCTGAAGATACATCAAAACAGGGTGTTGAGGAAGAGATACCAAAAGCTGATGTGAAGTGCACTACCTGGCTCTTTGAGACCACACCACTAGACAAAATCACTGCCAGCAGTGTTGCTGACACCTTGTCATATCTATACCAAATGTCTTTTGTTCACTCAAGTGGAATCATCATAGAAGCAAATGAGAGTAGAAATGTTAACATGGCCAAATATCAACTTGAAAGAAATGAAGGTGTGCAAATCCAGAAAGAAGAGGTTGTTGGTGGTAACATCAGGAACATCATGTTACAACTCTTACTTAAACCAACCCTAAAGCCGGAAGTTACTCTTCTtagagaggtggagaagggTAAAATGAACACCACAGTAGTCGAACTTCCAGTCTACCAGTCAGCCACAACTATCAACCTTGAGAGGGATCAGAGGATACAAAACATTGTTCAGATGACTGATGAATTGTTTGTTCAAGATAGGGCTTTGAAAAAAGGAATCATAATGCAAGAGACTGCAGGGGGACAAGCAGAGATGTCAGTTTATTCACTCATCTGCAATTATGAAACCAAAAGTGAGAGTCAAGTCATAGAGAGGGGAGATGTGAAGTCAGCAATTGGAAATCTGTTAGCTACTGCCAGTAGTCAGAGGACTGCAGCATCATGTAGAGTGGATGAGAATGAAAAGGGAAATGTGAACTTGTATAAAAGTTGCATTGAGAAAGGAGATCTGCACTACCTGAAGAGTCTTCATACAGAGTTATCAGGGGATGAAGCTGATGACAGCCTTGTTGCTAAAGAACAGATTGAAATAGTTCAGGGGGATGTGAAAGAAGCAAAGAGAAGTCTATGCCTGCAGAAAGATCAGGTACAGCGAAGTATTTCTGATGTTTTGCCAGGAGATGTACAGAATaccaaaaaagttttttcatCAGAGTGCTCTTTCAGTGTTGAAAACTGTGTTCCAAAGGAAGAAATAATCCCTGGGGATGTCTTATCAGCAAAGCAACAACTTGCAGTAAAGCAACCTGTCATGgtagaaaaagaggaaattgtGGCTGGGGACATAAAGGCAACAATGCAGTCATTAGAACGTGCAAAGcaacagagcatgtgtgtggaGCGGGAGATCATTCAACCTGGAACAATCTATGACATGAATTTGTCAGCCCAAGCTCCTGATACAGAAGGAAGCCCAGCACAAAAAGAAGTCATTATATCTGGAGATGTGAAAGCAGCTAAGAAGTCCCTTGAAATGGCTAAGCAGCAAAGCATGCAAGTGGAACGTGAAGTCATTGTTCCTGGAAAAATATACAACCTTAATGTCTCGGCACAAGAGGAAAGCTCAGCAGTGACGCAGTCGACATGTTCATCTTCCTCCAGATGCCAGCAAATCAGGACTTATCCAAAG TAA